From Streptomyces sp. TLI_235, a single genomic window includes:
- a CDS encoding aldose 1-epimerase, translated as MLIRRETVGATQGHAGQKPAEVDSYTLDSGHGLAVTVWTYGATLVEVLVPDRNGTTGNVVARLPDLASYEDPAVNAYVGATVGRYCRCVADGRFTLDGVEHRLDRNDGRHHVHGGPRGFDRFVWDAEATQTDELLILCLRLDSPDGDQGYPGALRAEARYEVDRHGRLTFDFRATTTAATIVGFTNHAFWNLSGTAGRTIDDHRLAINSDRTVAFDADLVPLAGPPRDIAGTDLDHRVAKPLGARPLDNFFVLDDPSWAAELSHRASGRTMRVRTDQPGIGVYSGDHYRQPRAGICLETGPWPDAPNRPDFPSVRLDPGRTYHHRTIHEFSNAGVDRA; from the coding sequence TTGTTAATCCGCCGTGAGACAGTGGGGGCCACACAGGGACACGCCGGGCAGAAACCCGCCGAAGTGGACTCCTACACCCTGGATTCCGGTCATGGCCTGGCCGTTACCGTCTGGACCTACGGCGCCACCCTGGTCGAGGTGCTCGTCCCCGACCGGAACGGCACCACCGGGAACGTCGTGGCCCGCCTGCCGGACCTGGCCTCCTACGAGGACCCGGCGGTCAACGCCTACGTCGGCGCCACCGTCGGCCGCTACTGCCGGTGCGTCGCGGACGGCAGGTTCACCCTCGACGGCGTCGAGCACCGCCTGGACCGCAACGACGGCCGCCACCACGTGCACGGCGGCCCCCGGGGCTTCGACAGATTCGTCTGGGACGCCGAAGCCACACAGACCGACGAACTGCTCATTTTGTGCCTGCGCCTGGACAGCCCCGACGGCGACCAGGGATACCCCGGCGCACTGCGGGCCGAGGCGCGCTACGAGGTCGACCGCCACGGCCGGCTGACCTTCGACTTCCGGGCCACCACCACGGCCGCCACGATCGTCGGCTTCACCAACCACGCCTTCTGGAACCTCTCCGGGACGGCCGGCCGGACGATCGACGACCACCGGTTGGCGATCAACTCCGACCGGACCGTGGCCTTCGACGCGGACCTCGTCCCGCTCGCCGGCCCGCCGCGCGACATCGCCGGCACCGATCTCGACCACCGGGTCGCCAAGCCGCTCGGCGCTCGGCCGCTCGACAACTTCTTCGTGCTCGACGACCCCTCCTGGGCAGCCGAGTTGAGCCACCGGGCCAGCGGCCGAACGATGCGCGTCCGCACCGACCAGCCGGGGATCGGGGTGTACTCCGGAGACCACTACCGGCAGCCGCGGGCCGGGATCTGCCTGGAGACCGGGCCGTGGCCCGACGCCCCCAACCGCCCGGACTTCCCGTCCGTCCGGCTCGACCCGGGCCGGACGTACCACCACCGCACCATCCACGAATTCTCGAACGCAGGAGTTGATCGGGCGTGA